A region of the Ammospiza nelsoni isolate bAmmNel1 chromosome 14, bAmmNel1.pri, whole genome shotgun sequence genome:
CCCCAAAACCTGTCCCCAACCCACccccagcactgacacagcctgagctgggacaggaaACACCAGCAGGGACCAGCTGAGACTCAGAGATGTGCAGGAGAAGAGCTCAAAGAAATCAAGGAACACTACTGCTGAGGCTTTTTAATGGTGGGAGCACCAGCTACACCAGGAAATTGCCATCCTGTGAGATTAACAGGGTCTGGTCAGGATCAGAGGACAACTGCTGCCATAAGTCATCTCTAGCAAAAGTCACTTCTGCCTCAACTCCCTAAATGCCTAAAAAATCATGATCTTCCTAGAGAAATGAAGAACAAAAGCAAGAGCCTACCCCATTCCCAAGTCATTTACATGAAAATCTCACCCCTGGGGctctctttctttcattttctttcttttctcattccCACCACAGCTGTGTCTCCTGAAGATCAGGCAGAGAACAGAAAGAGCCTTTCCTTCCCTCAGAGCAAACCCAGTCACCAGCACCTGGCCCTGTTCATGTGACCAGCAGGACCAGACCACGTCACTGccctcccagccaggctcacacagcagctccgTGACTTGAGGAGCTGTGTCAGACCTGTGTCACTGAAGCACAAGGTGACAAATCTCATGGCCAGCTCAGTGCACACCcatttctccaaggaaagcccTAACCACAGCCTTGGGAGTTCTGGTGATGCCCCAGGAAAGCCCTGGAGGTTTGGATATTGCCAAAAGCCCTCAAAGAGCACAGTGGGGAGCCCCTGCTCACAAGTTCTTATCTgccactgtcacattttctgaaaaatcctctttaactaggattcttctcctgggaagctgagaagacTCAGAGAGggatgaaaacaataattatctgatttttctcctgtgttttgctgctttggaatgtggctggagattgtttatccaacatgagaattgttttaacttaatgacctatcatggtccagctgtgttgggactttGGAAGCAGTGAccagtttttattattcattcttgttaagccttctgtaagtatcttttctctattctttggtatagttttagtatagcatattatattatattatattatattatattatattatattatattatattatattatattatattatattatatctcatattatataatataaattatatattatattatatataatatattatatactaaTTATATTAATGCTAAATATAAATACCAATATTAAGTATAAATTATAATAAGTAatataaaatagaatttttaatgAAGATGTTAACATATTAATATTAacatgatatgatatgatatgatattatattatattgttatattatattttattataccataccataccagccttctgagaacacaaagtcagattctcaattcccTCTCCGTCCTGAGGACCTCACAAATACCACACTTATCTAGGGACCATCCACCACCCCATCCTCCCTCATCGTCTGCAGAAGGGAACAACTGgtgctgttttcctgcaggaaaacaatCTGTGAATCCCTCAAGCCCGGGGATCCCTCTCcagcccaggggatgcaggctggagctcagcagagcagcgCTCACCCTCGGACCGCGTGCAGCAGGCGCAGCGAGGGGTAGGCAGTCCTGACGTTGATGTGGTGCTTCAGGATGAGCTCGTTGACCCACTCCACCCTCTCCTTGCCCCCCTTGGCCATGAAGGCAGGGATCCAGAGGATGCTGCCGTTGAGGCTGTGCAGGcgctgcagcagcttctcccgCCACGTCTCGTTCACCAGGTCCTCGAAGGCGCGCTGGATCACCGAGGGGTTCATGGTCACCAGGTCTGTCTTCATGCCCACGTCCTGGGAGTACTCCTGCACGGGGGCCAGGTTGCACCTGCAAAGGAGaacacccagcagctctgtttaATGCACTGAGAGAGGGCAGTGACAGGCGTGAGGGGGGAGTGGTGCCAAAAGCCAGGGCTGGTGACATCGTGCCCGTTCGCCCGCGCTtttgggaggaagaggagggagaatGACCCTCTGCAGTAAATTAGTGATGATGAGCCATCTCCATCTCAGCCACCATCCCCATGTGCACACATGTCCCCCTGGGACAAGGCTAGTGTCAGCCACTGTGGTGTCACCTCGGTGGTTTGCAGGGAGTGGCGGCTCTTCTGGTGCCTCTCAAAAATAACATCAGCAACAAAGCTCCTGTCTCTGCTCTCATGGCAGATTTTAGACAAAACAGCCTTTTCCACACAAGGAAAGCACTTGCCTCTtacttccagccctgctggagtaACATTATCCCGAAGGCCTTTTCTCCCCTGGTGAGTCTCTGCAAACAGCAGACCTGGTGGCACCATGGTGACATTGACACCAGCAGGAGGGGGATGCCAGGATGTGGTCTCCACAGGGTCTGGCTGTCTGGAGGTTGTGACCCtcaaaaaaccctttttctgtAGTGTTCATTGGCGCCTCCTCTCAGATTGTACATGTGGGTTACGGGCCATGTATCTTGAtctcctgtgccacagcagcgTGAGGGCTGAGGGCCCGTGGGACAAAGTGCCAACAAATCACCCTGGTTATAGAGTGGTTTCCTACAGCTCCTTCAGGGGGATCATCTGTGTCTGTGCCATGCCCATGGCACAGTGCAAATGGCACTGGGAACCAGCTGATGGGGAGATGCAGGAGATGCTCCCCCAGCATCCTAAAAACCAGAGGCTACCCATGTGTTTGCACACCGAATGCTCTGCTGTGGTGTTTGACAGTGAAGTTACAGTATTTAATGAGCAGGAATTGCATCCTAAGCATCTGCCTTGATAATCAGATATTATTACTGTTTTCCCTACTTACAGATGGGAAAACTAAAGGAAAATCCAGCTACTGGCATGGGGGCCTTTTGATTGACTCATCACAGGAGTGAATtcagtaaaaataaacattgGAGCTGTATCCTGGACACAGACCCAGTCACtggtcactgccagccctgctgaaaaGGCTGCATGGATGGAGCAAACCTTCCTCAGGAagctgcaggctccagcagtGGCTCAGACAACCTACAATGGGAAGTGTGTCTGTGCCAGACCTGCACTAGCACATAGCTGGAGAGAAACTGCTCAAAATCCCCATCCTCACATCCAGAAAAGCTTTTATCCTGCAATTTTGCTGCCCGACACGAATGCCCCTCGCTGAACTTTGCCAGAACCACAGTAAGcagtttttccctctgctcattGTGTTCCAGTTGAGGATGATGCTCTGTCCCCTGtgggcaggctggagctgccagcagccaggcagctggagcagcagggcttgaGAGGGGGACAGAGGTGACATTATCCTCATTCCCACGTCTCACCAGCACCGCCTCTGTGAGCCGCTGATGGATTGGGCTGTCCCTGTAATAGACTCACCAGAAAACAAATGTCTGCATGTACATAAATCATCTGTGGATTCCACAGCCTCTCAGCTAACAGGGGCATGGGGCTTGGAGGGCAGGAGCTCCTCCTCTCCACTTCAGACACCTCCAGAAGTGAATTTGgtgtgtcccagcagggctcaggatGTCTGCTGCAGGTTCCTGGGGCagtgcagcactggggacagaggggacacagggagtgTCACACCTGGGCATGTGGTGCCAGGGTATCGTGTGGTACACTCTTGTGCTCAAGGGCAGAAGGGAATCAGGATTCTGAGAGCCCAGGATGGGGTTTGTCTgagagaagaggaggctcagggggtaAATGGTGCACCATGAGAAGAGACAAGGTGCACTTACAAGAATACATGGGGAGCACTTGGGGATGTGTGGAAAGGTTTCCAGCAGAACTCTGAGTGCACATGGGGACgtgaggctgtgctgccccagctgacCTGGACTCCAgccccctgcactgctcccaaagcccctctgtgtcaccatcatattctctgaaaaatcccttcgccaggatttcttctgggaagctttgaagcctcagagagaaatgaaaacaacaattatctggttgcttctcctgtgttttgctgctttggaatgcagttggagattgtttatccaacagctggttgtttgattggtttcatgtgatttctttttacttaatgaccaatcattgtccagctgtgttgggactggAAGCAGTCAGGAGTTttaattagtatcttgttaagccttctgtaagtatcctttttctattctttagtatagttttagtacagtataatgtaatgtaatgtagtgtaatgtaatgtaatataatgtaatatatgagatgatataattaatattatataataatataaataaatatagaaataataaataatatataaatatattatatcaATTTATCAAcacaattaattatttaattattaaattgaTTGTTATAAGTATTGATTATAAATAACATAATTAATAATTACATCAATGTAAGTTATTGATATAAATATTATggttatatataaaattatatcaataattatatataaattatatcaaTTATAAGTTATTGATTATAGATAATATAATTAATGATTATatcaatataatataaatatataatatagtaagtaagtaaataaataaataaaaatataaataacatgtaagaataaaataaaatgaaatgaaataaaataaaacaaataatatgtaaaaataaattagccttctcagaacatgaagtcagattcatttccttcctgccacaggggaccccacaaacaccacagccctgagctTTAGGAGCAGTGCCCTGCCTACCTTATGACGAAGCTGTGAGCATCAATCTCAGggccacagccactgctgagcagcacccCCGAGTTGCCCAcgatggcacagctggggaacTGCTTGCCCTTGAGGGGAGAGGTGCGGGGCAGCAGCTCGTACAGGTTCTGGGACACGTTcatggtgctgtccctgtcaaAGACGTAGTGGATGATGTCCCCCGGCTTCAGCGTCCCCTTCAGCACTGAAATGTCCTTCTCGGCATCCAGGAACTTCAAGATCTGTTTtctgagcacagggaagaaaagagcTTTGTCAGGTGAGGTGCAGAGATAAGCTGGTCAGGTGTGAGATGAGCTCTTGCCTCCTGGCTGCCCTCACTCTGTGGCCAGTCCATCTGACCGTgctctccaggcacagctcactAAAGGATATCTCCATCTCActgcctgctccctctccaCTCATCCCTGCCCAGGCCAGGTACCACAGTCAACCCACCATCAGTGAGGGTCCCTAAGTTGACTCAGGGTCTCCTTCCCTCTGTGACCCATCACCTGCACACAAAAATTCCACTTGCCCTGAAAACCAGGGGCTCAAGTGTTCCTTGTTTTGTTGTTGCCAGGCCAGCTGGCTTAGCTGAGAACTCATTTCCAAGCAATCGTTTACAGATATGAAGCCTATCTCAGCAGGAGGTTaagtctttttatttcttccttgaCTTCTTTAGATGATACACAATTTGCCAGCTTGCACTGGAGAGCACCAAATCTGTCTCTTGTCCTACAGGTAATTACCAGTACCTGATCTTCAAAGAGAGTGTCTGGTTGTGTCTCCATTTGGATGAGGCTGGTTTAATGTTGTGCTTA
Encoded here:
- the ST8SIA2 gene encoding alpha-2,8-sialyltransferase 8B — its product is MPLPCRGWTLALLTLLVGFLIFADISEIEEESGSSGGRGTIRSAVNSLHSKSNRAEVVINDSSSPAVVDRSNESIKHNIKPASSKWRHNQTLSLKIRKQILKFLDAEKDISVLKGTLKPGDIIHYVFDRDSTMNVSQNLYELLPRTSPLKGKQFPSCAIVGNSGVLLSSGCGPEIDAHSFVIRCNLAPVQEYSQDVGMKTDLVTMNPSVIQRAFEDLVNETWREKLLQRLHSLNGSILWIPAFMAKGGKERVEWVNELILKHHINVRTAYPSLRLLHAVRGYWLTNKVHIKRPTTGLLMYTLATRFCNQIYLYGFWPFPLDQNQNPVKYHYYDSLKYGYTSQASPHTMPLEFKALKTLHQQGALKLTVGECDGAT